From a region of the Myxococcus fulvus genome:
- a CDS encoding PadR family transcriptional regulator has product MARESTCRFAILGMLCRRPMSGYDLRSAIEHSVGHFWQESYGNLYPTLARMAEEQLVKLDPEDGSSGDRIRKVYRVTAAGRKALAEWLRRPVLPHVERNELLLKLFFGAQVGPKDSLAQVERSRAEAESLLAVLRLIDQEVRPARKDDPEFAYEHLSIRAGLIGLEAHLRWCDEAREALGRLKPTTGPPKKGRSR; this is encoded by the coding sequence ATGGCGCGGGAGAGCACCTGTCGGTTCGCCATCCTGGGGATGCTGTGCAGGAGGCCGATGAGTGGGTACGACCTGCGAAGCGCCATCGAGCATTCGGTGGGGCACTTCTGGCAGGAGAGCTACGGCAACCTGTACCCGACGCTGGCGCGGATGGCGGAGGAGCAGCTGGTGAAGCTCGACCCGGAGGACGGCTCGTCGGGCGACCGGATCCGGAAGGTGTACCGGGTGACAGCGGCGGGGCGGAAGGCGCTCGCGGAATGGCTGCGGCGGCCGGTGCTCCCCCACGTCGAGCGCAATGAGCTGCTGCTCAAGCTCTTCTTCGGGGCCCAGGTGGGACCCAAGGACTCCCTGGCGCAGGTGGAGCGTAGCCGCGCCGAGGCGGAATCACTGCTGGCGGTGTTGCGCCTCATCGACCAGGAGGTCCGCCCTGCCCGGAAAGACGACCCGGAGTTCGCCTATGAGCACCTGTCGATTCGCGCGGGACTGATCGGGCTGGAGGCACACCTGCGCTGGTGTGACGAGGCCCGCGAGGCGCTCGGACGGCTGAAGCCGACGACGGGTCCGCCGAAGAAGGGCCGCTCGCGCTGA
- a CDS encoding cytochrome P450: protein MGNRLDLLSREYLESPHAHLTELRRRGPVVQVDPGGMWLVTRYEEAQQVLKSASLFSSQGLRASAQPAWLQRVNPFADSLLFLDPPQHGRLRALVSRAFAPAALARLEARIRGVAREHVAGMMNQKNVDFVDAFAMPIPATVMGWLLGLDASLHQRFNRWANDLVTMSGVRPEDTGAMARYHQTLEEMERYFQGVLDDRRDAPRDDMASDLLRAQVEGEALTNHELLSFLYLLLVAGLETTVNLLNQCALVFSQHPELLLRLREDPALIPRFIEETLRYEPSVMATLRLCTQDVTLAGVELPRGALVLVSLASANRDEKYFPDGDRFILEREGPQRLSFGHGPHFCMGAMLSRLEARVALEEFVSRVERLELRTDHLDWTTALLVRGPVTLPVEVFAPESGQPVTARIA, encoded by the coding sequence ATGGGCAACCGACTCGATCTCCTGTCCCGCGAATACCTGGAGTCCCCTCACGCTCATCTCACGGAGCTGCGACGCCGTGGCCCCGTCGTCCAGGTGGACCCGGGAGGCATGTGGCTCGTCACCCGCTACGAGGAAGCCCAGCAGGTGCTCAAATCCGCGAGCCTCTTCTCGTCCCAGGGGCTGCGAGCGTCCGCGCAGCCCGCGTGGCTCCAGCGCGTCAATCCTTTCGCGGATTCGCTCCTCTTCCTGGACCCGCCCCAGCACGGGCGACTGCGCGCGCTCGTCAGCCGTGCCTTCGCTCCCGCGGCGCTGGCCCGCTTGGAGGCCCGCATCCGGGGCGTCGCCCGGGAGCACGTGGCCGGGATGATGAATCAGAAGAACGTGGACTTCGTGGACGCCTTCGCCATGCCCATTCCAGCCACGGTGATGGGCTGGCTCCTCGGACTGGACGCCTCGTTGCATCAGCGTTTCAACCGCTGGGCCAATGACCTCGTCACGATGAGTGGAGTCCGACCGGAGGACACCGGGGCGATGGCGCGCTACCACCAGACCCTCGAGGAGATGGAGCGGTACTTCCAAGGCGTGCTGGACGACCGGCGCGACGCGCCTCGGGATGACATGGCCAGCGACCTGCTTCGGGCGCAGGTGGAAGGGGAGGCGCTGACGAACCACGAGTTGCTGAGCTTCCTCTACCTGCTGCTCGTCGCGGGGCTGGAGACCACCGTCAACCTGCTCAACCAATGCGCGCTCGTGTTCTCCCAGCATCCGGAGCTGCTGCTCCGCCTGCGGGAAGACCCCGCCCTCATTCCCCGCTTCATCGAGGAGACCCTGCGCTACGAGCCCAGCGTGATGGCCACCCTGCGCCTGTGCACCCAGGACGTGACGTTGGCCGGAGTGGAGCTGCCCCGGGGAGCCCTGGTCCTGGTGTCACTGGCCTCCGCCAACCGCGACGAGAAGTATTTCCCGGACGGGGACCGCTTCATCCTGGAGCGGGAGGGCCCGCAGCGTCTCTCCTTCGGACATGGCCCCCACTTCTGCATGGGGGCCATGCTCTCGCGGTTGGAGGCACGCGTCGCCCTGGAGGAATTCGTCTCCCGCGTGGAGCGCCTGGAGCTTCGGACGGACCACCTCGACTGGACGACGGCCCTGCTCGTCCGTGGGCCGGTCACGCTTCCCGTCGAGGTCTTTGCTCCCGAGTCAGGGCAGCCCGTGACGGCGCGCATCGCATGA